Proteins encoded in a region of the Ziziphus jujuba cultivar Dongzao chromosome 3, ASM3175591v1 genome:
- the LOC107423244 gene encoding glutamine synthetase leaf isozyme, chloroplastic has translation MAQILAPTTQWHMRLNKSSTNANPMTAKMWGSLLLKQNKKGVSKSSSKFRVYALQSENSTINRLEGLLNLDITPFTDKIIAEYIWIGGSGIDVRSKSRTIPKPVEHPSELPKWNYDGSSTGQAPGEDSEVILYPQAIFKDPFRGGNNILVICDTYTPQGEPIPTNKRHRAAEIFSNQKVIDEVPWFGIEQEYTLLQTNVKWPLGWPAGGYPGPQGPYYCGAGADKSFGRDVSDAHYKACLYAGINISGTNGEVMPGQWEYQVGPSVGIEAGDHIWASRYILERITEQAGVVLSLDPKPIEGDWNGAGCHTNFSTKSMREDGGYEVIKKAILNLSLRHKDHISAYGEGNERRLTGKHETASINTFSWGVANRGCSIRVGRETEKKGKGYLEDRRPASNMDPYVVTSLLAETTMLWEPTLEAEALAAQKLALNV, from the exons ATGGCACAGATTTTGGCACCCACTACACAATGGCATATGAGGCTTAATAAATCCTCAACCAATGCCAACCCCATGACAGCAAAGATGTGGGGTTCTCTATTGTTGAAACAGAACAAAAAAGGAGTATCAAAAAGCTCTTCTAAATTCAGAGTCTATGCTCTCCAGTCTGAAAATAGTACCATCAACAGGCTTGAGGGTTTGTTAAATTTGGACATCACTCCTTTCACTGACAAGATCATTGCTGAATACATTTG GATTGGAGGTTCAGGAATTGATGTTCGTAGCAAGTCAAGG ACTATACCAAAGCCTGTTGAACATCCTTCTGAGCTTCCGAAGTGGAATTACGATGGATCAAGTACAGGACAAGCACCGGGTGAAGATAGTGAAGTAATTCTATA CCCTCAAGCAATTTTCAAGGACCCTTTCCGTGGCGGGAACAATATCTTG GTAATTTGTGATACATATACGCCACAAGGTGAGCCTATTCCTACAAACAAACGCCACAGAGCTGCTGAGATTTTCAGCAACCAGAAAGTCATAGATGAAGTGCCATG GTTTGGAATAGAGCAAGAATACACTCTACTTCAGACAAATGTTAAATGGCCTCTGGGTTGGCCTGCTGGAGGCTATCCTGGTCCTCAG GGTCCCTATTATTGTGGTGCTGGGGCAGACAAGTCATTTGGCCGTGACGTATCAGATGCTCACTATAAGGCTTGCTTATATGCTGGAATTAATATTAGTGGAACCAATGGAGAAGTTATGCCTGGCCAG TGGGAGTATCAAGTGGGTCCTAGTGTTGGAATTGAAGCCGGAGATCATATCTGGGCTTCAAGATACATTCTCGAG AGAATCACTGAACAAGCTGGTGTTGTTCTCTCACTCGATCCAAAACCCATTGAG GGTGACTGGAACGGTGCTGGATGCCACACCAATTTCAG TACAAAGAGCATGAGGGAGGATGGAGGCTACGAAGTTATTAAGAAGGCAATTTTGAATCTGTCACTTCGACACAAGGACCATATCAGTGCCTATGGAGAAGGAAATGAGAGAAGGCTGACAGGAAAGCATGAAACAGCAAGCATCAACACGTTTTCTTGG GGAGTGGCCAATCGGGGTTGCTCAATCCGTGTTGGACGTGAGACtgagaagaaaggaaaag GTTACTTGGAAGACCGTCGTCCAGCTTCCAACATGGACCCTTATGTTGTGACCTCTCTACTGGCAGAAACCACAATGTTGTGGGAGCCAACACTGGAGGCTGAAGCTCTTGCTGCGCAAAAGCTTGCATTGAATGTCTAA
- the LOC107423245 gene encoding membrane protein PM19L translates to MASKAPALILLFVNLVLYFIVIVIAAWAINHGIERSREAASVLSIPARIFPIYLPIGNMATGFFVILSLLAGVVGFTTSLTGLHNVVTWHLSDLHTAAFSSLASLSLTILALGLACKEFQGGWTGSNLRTLEVLTVIVSATQLFSTFAIQVGADDVSAQERARLGGRV, encoded by the exons ATGGCTTCCAAAGCACCTGCTCTCATCCTCTTGTTTGTCAACCTTgtcctttattttattgtgattgtTATTGCAGCTTGGGCTATCAACCATGGAATCGAAAGATCTCGTGAAGCAG CTTCTGTACTATCAATCCCAGCTCGGATATTTCCAATATACTTACCAATTGGTAACATGGCCACTGGTTTCTTTGTGATTCTGTCCCTCCTTGCTGGTGTTGTGGGATTCACAACTTCATTGACTGGACTTCACAATGTGGTTACTTGGCATCTCTCCGACCTACACACTGCAGCTTTCTCTTCACTTGCTTCTCTATCTCTCACTATTCTTGCCTTGGG ATTGGCATGCAAAGAGTTTCAAGGTGGATGGACAGGTTCAAATCTG AGGACTTTAGAGGTGCTCACAGTAATTGTGAGTGCAACACAATTGTTTTCGACCTTTGCCATTCAAGTTGGAGCTGATGATGTTAGTGCTCAAGAAAGGGCCAGGCTTGGAGGAAGAGTTTAA
- the LOC107423226 gene encoding protein ABCI12, chloroplastic produces the protein MNCTHRTIATVALIPLPSNPTPKTLISPNFNRLLSVNSAIRIAGNKKTGFQIRASVNDGSGTGNWFNRLPTGVFSADKVLRLISGATASPICQYVSSPSTFLHSVDPRIKLVWLLALVVLPARSHIIVRFGLVIYLAILSIWTLPRQTWMDQLGRVSLLSGILFVMLGLGADGAPALVQSRTPPPAMMGLMHIPASLGGYSYLIMKLGPLQFTRKGLSVASTAACLTFTVFQSASLCLTTTTPEQLAFSLRWFMLPLTRIGVPVAEIVLTLMLSLRFISLVFDEVRNVALGIISRRIDWQKLTMMETIEIFFAYFRRIFKNIFNHADQISQAMIVRGFRGDSKSHKIYFLSDSSIGTADIVSLLFLIGVTGAAILSDYVLI, from the exons ATGAATTGCACGCACCGTACTATAGCTACGGTCGCGTTGATTCCTCTCCCATCGAACCCCACTCCGAAAACCCTAATTTCCCCCAATTTCAACCGTCTTCTTTCAGTGAACTCGGCAATTAGAATCGCTGGGAACAAAAAGACTGGCTTTCAGATTAGGGCTTCAGTGAACGATGGTAGTGGAACTGGAAACTGGTTTAACCGGTTACCCACCGGAGTTTTCTCGGCTGATAAGGTTCTGAGGCTGATTTCGGGAGCGACTGCTAGTCCCATTTGCCAGTACGTGTCCTCGCCCTCCACGTTTCTTCATTCTGTGGACCCTAGAATCAAATtg GTATGGCTGTTGGCTCTGGTTGTTTTACCAGCAAGGTCACATATAATAGTTCGGTTTGGATTGGTAATATACTTGGCCATTCTGTCAATATGGACACTCCCAAGACAAACGTGGATG GACCAATTAGGTAGAGTGTCACTGCTTTCTGGAATTTTGTTTGTTATGCTGGGGCTGGGTGCAGATGGTGCACCAGCCCTTGTTCAGTCGAGAACACCACCTCCTGCAATGATGGGATTGATGCATATTCCTGCATCTTTAGGAGGTTACTCGTATTTGATTATGAAGCTAGGACCGTTACAGTTTACAAGGAAAGGTTTGTCCGTAGCAAGCACAGCTGCCTGTTTAACATTTACA GTCTTCCAAAGTGCAAGCCTTTGCCTGACAACTACAACCCCTGAACAACTTGCATTTTCCTTGAGGTGGTTTATGCTCCCTTTGACACGTATAGGTGTTCCAGTTGCTGAAATTGTTCTCACCCTGATGTTATCACTGAGGTTCATTAGTTTGGTGTTTGATGAG GTCCGCAATGTTGCATTGGGGATTATATCTCGTAGAATAGATTGGCAAAAGTTGACAATGATGGAGACTATAGAAA TTTTCTTTGCCTACTTCCGCCGgatcttcaaaaatattttcaaccaTGCGGATCAGATTTCACAG GCAATGATTGTCAGAGGATTTAGAGGGGACAGCAAAAGTCATAAAATTTACTTCCTATCAGATTCATCCATTGGGACAGCAGATATTGTTTCCTTGTTGTTTCTGATCGGAGTTACTGGTGCTGCCATTTTGTCAGATTACGTTCTTATCTAA
- the LOC107423248 gene encoding protein FAR1-RELATED SEQUENCE 7 isoform X2 has translation MVVKAYPVGMVPAMNHVNGEDEGESSLEPYVGLEFDSAEDAREFYTLYAKRTGFKIRTGQLYRSRTDGTVSSRRFVCSKEGFQLNSRTGCPALIRVQRRDSGKWVIDLFLKDHNHDLGPMGENNPPTLQRKISLATTKPVLDVSHRPRIKSVEEIGDGRPCPSGVINAKRLKREGDDMQSKVAPFAGLEFNSANDGYQFYQAYAANAGFRIRIGQLFRSKLDGSITSRRFVCSKEGFQHPSRLGCGAFMRIKRQDSGRWVVDRLQKDHNHELNYQLEVDKKSPTSSKRLLEEESGGLESEDIFNINSGNLVKRSRENHIGSDWYRVLLEYFQNRQAEDTGFFYAVEVDNGSCMSIFWADGRSRFSCSQFGDTVIFDTSYRKSIYLVPFATFVGVNHHKQPVLLGCALIADESVESFTWLFQTWLRAMSGRRPFSIIADQDKVIQQAIRQVFPGTHHRFSLWQMKAKEREYLNLMDGAFKYEYEKCIYESRTTDEFDTAWNGLLHRYGLIDNAWLTEMYQKRENWVPAYLRGTFFAGIPLNETTESFFGAFLNAQTPLVEFVSRYERGIERRREAERREDFNTFNLQAFLQTKEPVEEQCRRLYTLTVFKIFQKEVLQSYSYLGFKIYEEGPVSRYLVRKGGNDNEKCMVTIGVSNLSVACSCQMFEFEGLLCRHILRVFQILDIKEVPSRYILHRWTKNAEYGTIHDLESAGSPQELKSLMLWSLRDTASKYIEAGATSLDKHKLAYEIMREGGRKLGW, from the coding sequence ATGGTGGTAAAGGCATACCCTGTAGGTATGGTGCCTGCAATGAATCATGTTAATGGTGAGGATGAAGGAGAGTCTAGTCTGGAACCATATGTGGGATTAGAATTTGATTCAGCTGAAGATGCACGTGAGTTTTACACCTTATATGCAAAACGTACGGGATTTAAGATTCGAACTGGTCAATTATATCGATCCAGAACTGATGGAACAGTCTCTTCTCGAAGATTTGTGTGCTCCAAGGAAGGATTTCAGCTCAACTCGCGAACGGGATGTCCAGCGTTGATAAGGGTACAAAGACGTGATTCTGGGAAGTGGGTTATAGACCTTTTCCTGAAGGATCACAATCATGATCTTGGACCTATGGGAGAAAACAATCCTCCTACTTTACAACGGAAGATTTCTTTAGCAACAACAAAGCCAGTACTTGATGTCTCCCATAGACCAAGAATCAAATCGGTTGAGGAAATTGGGGATGGTAGGCCTTGTCCATCTGGAGTTATTAATGCCAAACGCCTTAAAAGAGAAGGAGATGACATGCAATCCAAGGTTGCACCGTTTGCTGGTCTGGAGTTCAATTCAGCTAATGACGGGTACCAGTTTTATCAAGCATATGCAGCAAATGCAGGATTTAGGATTCGGATTGGTCAATTGTTTCGTTCAAAGCTTGATGGGTCAATCACATCCCGACGGTTTGTGTGTTCAAAGGAAGGGTTTCAGCACCCATCAAGACTTGGTTGTGGTGCATTTATGAGGATAAAGAGACAAGACTCTGGAAGGTGGGTAGTGGACCGTCTTCAGAAAGATCATAATCATGAGCTTAACTATCAACTAGAAGTTGATAAGAAAAGTCCTACCTCTTCAAAAAGGTTGTTAGAGGAAGAGAGTGGTGGACTGGAAAGTGAGGatattttcaacataaacaGTGGCAACCTTGTTAAAAGAAGTCGTGAAAATCACATTGGAAGTGATTGGTACCGGGTTCTTCTTGAATATTTCCAGAACAGACAAGCTGAAGATACAGGATTCTTTTATGCAGTAGAAGTTGACAATGGTAGTTGCATGAGTATTTTCTGGGCTGATGGCAGGTCAAGATTTTCATGCAGTCAGTTTGGTGATACTGTGATTTTTGATACCTCATACAGGAAAAGTATTTATTTGGTACCGTTTGCTACTTTTGTTGGTGTGAATCACCACAAGCAACCAGTGCTTCTTGGTTGTGCACTAATTGCGGATGAATCTGTGGAATCTTTTACTTGGTTGTTCCAGACATGGCTTAGGGCAATGTCAGGACGTCGTCCATTTTCTATAATAGCTGATCAGGACAAGGTCATCCAGCAAGCCATTAGGCAAGTCTTTCCGGGAACCCATCATCGTTTTTCATTGTGGCAAATGAAGGCAAAGGAAAGGGAATATCTGAATTTGATGGATGGTgcatttaaatatgaatatgaaaAGTGTATTTATGAAAGTAGGACAACTGATGAATTTGATACTGCATGGAATGGTCTTCTCCACAGGTATGGCTTGATAGATAATGCTTGGTTGACAGAAATGTACCAAAAACGTGAAAATTGGGTTCCTGCATATTTAAGGGGTACTTTTTTTGCTGGCATCCCTTTGAATGAAACTACTGAATCATTCTTTGGTGCATTTTTGAATGCCCAGACACCACTTGTAGAGTTTGTTTCACGATATGAAAGAGGAATTGAGCGACGTCGTGAAGCAGAAAGAAGAGAAGATTTTAACACTTTTAACTTGCAGGCTTTCTTGCAGACTAAAGAACCAGTAGAAGAGCAATGTAGGAGGCTCTATACACTCACCGTGTTCAAGATATTTCAGAAAGAAGTTCTACAATCTTACAGTTACCTTGGATTTAAGATTTATGAAGAAGGGCCGGTTAGCAGATATTTGGTTCGTAAGGGTGGGAATGACAATGAAAAATGTATGGTCACCATCGGTGTATCTAATCTCAGTGTGGCTTGTAGCTGTCAAATGTTTGAGTTTGAAGGTCTGCTTTGTAGACATATTTTGAGAGTTTTCCAAATATTGGACATAAAAGAAGTTCCATCTCGCTATATATTACACCGGTGGACGAAGAATGCTGAGTACGGTACTATTCATGATTTGGAATCAGCAGGGAGCCCTCAAGAACTTAAATCCTTGATGTTATGGAGTTTAAGAGACACGGCATCTAAATATATAGAGGCTGGAGCAACTTCTCTTGACAAGCACAAACTTGCCTATGAGATTATGCGGGAGGGTGGAAGAAAACTTGGTTGGTAA
- the LOC107423248 gene encoding protein FAR1-RELATED SEQUENCE 7 isoform X1, producing MGVESSSSHFTNIKSLGPDPNSQECGNIMVVKAYPVGMVPAMNHVNGEDEGESSLEPYVGLEFDSAEDAREFYTLYAKRTGFKIRTGQLYRSRTDGTVSSRRFVCSKEGFQLNSRTGCPALIRVQRRDSGKWVIDLFLKDHNHDLGPMGENNPPTLQRKISLATTKPVLDVSHRPRIKSVEEIGDGRPCPSGVINAKRLKREGDDMQSKVAPFAGLEFNSANDGYQFYQAYAANAGFRIRIGQLFRSKLDGSITSRRFVCSKEGFQHPSRLGCGAFMRIKRQDSGRWVVDRLQKDHNHELNYQLEVDKKSPTSSKRLLEEESGGLESEDIFNINSGNLVKRSRENHIGSDWYRVLLEYFQNRQAEDTGFFYAVEVDNGSCMSIFWADGRSRFSCSQFGDTVIFDTSYRKSIYLVPFATFVGVNHHKQPVLLGCALIADESVESFTWLFQTWLRAMSGRRPFSIIADQDKVIQQAIRQVFPGTHHRFSLWQMKAKEREYLNLMDGAFKYEYEKCIYESRTTDEFDTAWNGLLHRYGLIDNAWLTEMYQKRENWVPAYLRGTFFAGIPLNETTESFFGAFLNAQTPLVEFVSRYERGIERRREAERREDFNTFNLQAFLQTKEPVEEQCRRLYTLTVFKIFQKEVLQSYSYLGFKIYEEGPVSRYLVRKGGNDNEKCMVTIGVSNLSVACSCQMFEFEGLLCRHILRVFQILDIKEVPSRYILHRWTKNAEYGTIHDLESAGSPQELKSLMLWSLRDTASKYIEAGATSLDKHKLAYEIMREGGRKLGW from the exons ATGGGTGTGGAATCGAGCTCCAGCCACTTCACAAACATCAAAAG TTTAGGTCCTGATCCTAACAGCCAAGAGTGTGGGAACATCATGGTGGTAAAGGCATACCCTGTAGGTATGGTGCCTGCAATGAATCATGTTAATGGTGAGGATGAAGGAGAGTCTAGTCTGGAACCATATGTGGGATTAGAATTTGATTCAGCTGAAGATGCACGTGAGTTTTACACCTTATATGCAAAACGTACGGGATTTAAGATTCGAACTGGTCAATTATATCGATCCAGAACTGATGGAACAGTCTCTTCTCGAAGATTTGTGTGCTCCAAGGAAGGATTTCAGCTCAACTCGCGAACGGGATGTCCAGCGTTGATAAGGGTACAAAGACGTGATTCTGGGAAGTGGGTTATAGACCTTTTCCTGAAGGATCACAATCATGATCTTGGACCTATGGGAGAAAACAATCCTCCTACTTTACAACGGAAGATTTCTTTAGCAACAACAAAGCCAGTACTTGATGTCTCCCATAGACCAAGAATCAAATCGGTTGAGGAAATTGGGGATGGTAGGCCTTGTCCATCTGGAGTTATTAATGCCAAACGCCTTAAAAGAGAAGGAGATGACATGCAATCCAAGGTTGCACCGTTTGCTGGTCTGGAGTTCAATTCAGCTAATGACGGGTACCAGTTTTATCAAGCATATGCAGCAAATGCAGGATTTAGGATTCGGATTGGTCAATTGTTTCGTTCAAAGCTTGATGGGTCAATCACATCCCGACGGTTTGTGTGTTCAAAGGAAGGGTTTCAGCACCCATCAAGACTTGGTTGTGGTGCATTTATGAGGATAAAGAGACAAGACTCTGGAAGGTGGGTAGTGGACCGTCTTCAGAAAGATCATAATCATGAGCTTAACTATCAACTAGAAGTTGATAAGAAAAGTCCTACCTCTTCAAAAAGGTTGTTAGAGGAAGAGAGTGGTGGACTGGAAAGTGAGGatattttcaacataaacaGTGGCAACCTTGTTAAAAGAAGTCGTGAAAATCACATTGGAAGTGATTGGTACCGGGTTCTTCTTGAATATTTCCAGAACAGACAAGCTGAAGATACAGGATTCTTTTATGCAGTAGAAGTTGACAATGGTAGTTGCATGAGTATTTTCTGGGCTGATGGCAGGTCAAGATTTTCATGCAGTCAGTTTGGTGATACTGTGATTTTTGATACCTCATACAGGAAAAGTATTTATTTGGTACCGTTTGCTACTTTTGTTGGTGTGAATCACCACAAGCAACCAGTGCTTCTTGGTTGTGCACTAATTGCGGATGAATCTGTGGAATCTTTTACTTGGTTGTTCCAGACATGGCTTAGGGCAATGTCAGGACGTCGTCCATTTTCTATAATAGCTGATCAGGACAAGGTCATCCAGCAAGCCATTAGGCAAGTCTTTCCGGGAACCCATCATCGTTTTTCATTGTGGCAAATGAAGGCAAAGGAAAGGGAATATCTGAATTTGATGGATGGTgcatttaaatatgaatatgaaaAGTGTATTTATGAAAGTAGGACAACTGATGAATTTGATACTGCATGGAATGGTCTTCTCCACAGGTATGGCTTGATAGATAATGCTTGGTTGACAGAAATGTACCAAAAACGTGAAAATTGGGTTCCTGCATATTTAAGGGGTACTTTTTTTGCTGGCATCCCTTTGAATGAAACTACTGAATCATTCTTTGGTGCATTTTTGAATGCCCAGACACCACTTGTAGAGTTTGTTTCACGATATGAAAGAGGAATTGAGCGACGTCGTGAAGCAGAAAGAAGAGAAGATTTTAACACTTTTAACTTGCAGGCTTTCTTGCAGACTAAAGAACCAGTAGAAGAGCAATGTAGGAGGCTCTATACACTCACCGTGTTCAAGATATTTCAGAAAGAAGTTCTACAATCTTACAGTTACCTTGGATTTAAGATTTATGAAGAAGGGCCGGTTAGCAGATATTTGGTTCGTAAGGGTGGGAATGACAATGAAAAATGTATGGTCACCATCGGTGTATCTAATCTCAGTGTGGCTTGTAGCTGTCAAATGTTTGAGTTTGAAGGTCTGCTTTGTAGACATATTTTGAGAGTTTTCCAAATATTGGACATAAAAGAAGTTCCATCTCGCTATATATTACACCGGTGGACGAAGAATGCTGAGTACGGTACTATTCATGATTTGGAATCAGCAGGGAGCCCTCAAGAACTTAAATCCTTGATGTTATGGAGTTTAAGAGACACGGCATCTAAATATATAGAGGCTGGAGCAACTTCTCTTGACAAGCACAAACTTGCCTATGAGATTATGCGGGAGGGTGGAAGAAAACTTGGTTGGTAA